The following proteins come from a genomic window of Nitrosopumilaceae archaeon AB1(1):
- a CDS encoding UDP-glucose/GDP-mannose dehydrogenase family protein: MVKSISIIGLGFVGLSLAVVSADKGYNVIGVDTNKSKLAKLKQGHVDFFEQNLPKYLNKAIKSKRIEFTDNLHHAILASSMTFLCVGTPLKNSSIDLSFVIKAAKDINSILKKKKTYHTLVVKSTVIPQTTRDVILPIFSTLIKKKRVDVFVNPEFLQESRAIHDVLNPHMIVIGKYTKNSKALDVFYKNFYKKMPPIIYTDITSAELIKYANNAFLATKISFINSFANLCQNLPGTDITTISEALGLDPRIGPMFLQAGPGFGGSCLPKDLNALINFSKQFDGVNSLFKAVNSVNETQPKKIVHILSENNLLSGTTISILGLSFKKNTDDIRSAVSTKLVKLLLRYDVKIRVHDPMAIPNFKSIFNNKIKYSLDIKSCLDGSDCCIVLTEWDEYKMLKPNRIFSLLKNPNVIDARRVFNPSEFAKFNFHAIGLGSSC, encoded by the coding sequence TTGGTAAAATCTATCTCAATTATTGGTCTGGGCTTTGTAGGTTTATCGTTGGCTGTTGTAAGTGCAGATAAGGGGTATAATGTAATTGGCGTTGATACCAACAAGTCCAAATTAGCAAAATTAAAACAAGGTCACGTTGATTTTTTTGAACAAAATCTTCCAAAATATCTCAACAAGGCAATAAAATCAAAACGAATTGAATTTACTGATAATTTGCATCATGCAATTCTTGCCTCCAGTATGACATTTCTGTGTGTTGGTACTCCGTTAAAAAACTCTAGTATTGATCTATCTTTTGTAATCAAAGCTGCTAAAGATATCAATTCTATTCTAAAGAAAAAGAAAACATATCATACTCTTGTAGTGAAGAGTACTGTTATTCCACAAACAACTAGAGATGTTATACTACCAATTTTCTCTACTCTCATAAAGAAAAAACGTGTTGATGTATTTGTAAATCCTGAATTTTTGCAAGAAAGTAGAGCAATACATGATGTTTTAAATCCACACATGATTGTAATCGGTAAATACACCAAAAATAGTAAGGCACTTGATGTTTTTTATAAAAATTTTTATAAAAAAATGCCGCCTATTATTTACACCGACATTACTAGTGCTGAATTGATCAAATATGCGAATAATGCATTTTTAGCTACAAAAATTAGTTTTATCAATTCCTTTGCAAATCTGTGTCAGAATTTACCTGGTACTGATATTACCACTATATCCGAAGCACTAGGTTTGGATCCACGTATTGGTCCCATGTTTTTACAGGCAGGACCTGGTTTTGGAGGTAGTTGCCTTCCTAAAGATCTAAACGCATTGATTAATTTCTCCAAGCAATTTGATGGAGTGAATTCTTTATTCAAGGCTGTGAATTCTGTAAATGAAACGCAACCAAAAAAAATTGTGCATATCTTATCTGAAAATAATTTACTTTCAGGCACAACTATCTCTATACTGGGATTATCATTTAAAAAAAATACTGATGATATACGTAGTGCTGTCTCTACAAAGTTGGTAAAATTGTTATTAAGATATGATGTAAAAATTCGAGTTCATGATCCAATGGCAATTCCAAATTTTAAATCCATATTTAATAATAAAATTAAATATAGTTTAGATATTAAATCCTGTTTAGATGGCTCTGATTGTTGTATAGTGTTAACAGAATGGGATGAATATAAAATGTTAAAACCTAATAGAATTTTTAGTTTATTAAAAAATCCAAATGTTATAGATGCACGTAGAGTTTTCAATCCATCTGAATTCGCTAAATTTAATTTTCATGCAATTGGTCTTGGATCATCGTGCTGA
- a CDS encoding DEAD/DEAH box helicase, translated as MQSHEKITNKKHDVTFEQKFKKLGFQTLTDIQKKAIPVILQKKDTLIIAPTGSGKTETAVIPIFSFVNKSKEKGKIKVLYITPLRALNRDVFKRIIRYAEHEKLSIKIRHGDTSQYERKKIVNNPPDILITTPETLVVMLVQSKILDSLDSLEWVVIDEVHELMGNERGSQLTISLERLQLNSKFPITRIGLSASIGNTITAAKFVVGTKRKFRIIKDDSIRKYDVDVKYVNGTIMDVAQAVVEYKSKFPKETMLLFTNTRGEAEFLASALRDKSSMKIGMHHGLLSREVREETEGKLREGRSEIVICTSSLELGLDIGSIEQVIHYGSPRQVSKLVQRIGRSRHKRGESAKGLILTNNFDDEFESKAILDKVFSNSIEEQNIHSNPLDVLGHHLTGLALQLNTSVTVNQALSIITEAYPFRDLTTEQIVDVLELLDSTNLLWFEDEKMEYNTTRKTLFYYYQNLSTIPDILKFRVFDSIGKRTIGYLDQRFVGDHGKPGSVFVLKGTKWSILNVDEKGFMINVEPFRTQGTVVPYWEGESIPIDQSIAKRVGQLRTGVKKRPSLFVNDIIESLEIPIPNEDTIVIESVKSSGLVIHCCFGTKINSTLAILVSSILSSILGLQVETRSDAYRIMLKSSIPISKDVLVDIFKDDYDLSDILISSLSGTHNINWKVWSVAKRFGIVGREAVYQQKTARFLYERYANTPLAKEAVRELYHDKFDIAGSEQVLKRIKADKITIQWNDISKFTRLAEPILDHTTKYYSTPTSLDKGLLKMVKERLLKTKHRLLCARCGIWQMTYLTEEIKSIKSCPYCKARQITSTFYGDHDLSKIIQDKYKGKKITQEQEHKYKRAWKVASLIENFGTVAILVLSGYGVGADTAGRILRNMISEKDVYRQIYEAERLYVMTRGFWD; from the coding sequence GTGCAGTCACACGAAAAAATAACGAACAAAAAACATGATGTAACATTTGAGCAAAAATTCAAAAAGTTAGGATTTCAAACTCTAACCGATATACAGAAAAAAGCAATCCCTGTAATTTTACAGAAAAAAGATACTCTTATAATTGCCCCAACAGGATCAGGTAAAACAGAGACTGCAGTCATTCCAATTTTTTCTTTTGTAAATAAATCAAAGGAAAAGGGAAAAATAAAAGTATTATACATCACACCACTCAGAGCTTTGAATCGTGATGTGTTTAAAAGAATAATTCGATATGCTGAACATGAAAAATTAAGTATCAAGATACGACATGGAGATACATCACAATATGAAAGAAAGAAAATTGTAAATAATCCTCCAGACATACTAATCACTACACCAGAGACACTAGTTGTAATGCTAGTACAATCTAAAATTTTAGATTCACTAGATTCACTTGAATGGGTAGTAATAGATGAAGTTCATGAATTAATGGGGAACGAACGTGGATCACAATTAACAATATCACTAGAGAGATTGCAACTGAATTCAAAATTCCCTATTACTCGCATAGGGTTATCTGCAAGTATTGGCAATACAATAACTGCTGCAAAATTTGTTGTGGGAACAAAGCGGAAATTCAGAATAATCAAGGATGATTCCATTAGAAAATATGATGTTGATGTGAAATATGTCAATGGCACCATTATGGATGTGGCCCAGGCAGTAGTAGAGTATAAGAGTAAATTCCCTAAAGAGACCATGCTATTATTTACCAATACAAGGGGCGAGGCTGAATTTTTGGCATCTGCACTAAGAGATAAATCAAGTATGAAAATAGGGATGCATCACGGATTACTATCAAGAGAGGTCAGAGAGGAGACAGAGGGTAAACTTCGAGAAGGAAGATCAGAGATTGTCATATGTACATCTTCACTAGAATTAGGACTTGACATTGGCTCTATAGAGCAGGTAATTCATTATGGTTCACCGCGTCAGGTATCTAAATTAGTTCAGAGAATTGGAAGAAGTAGACACAAAAGAGGAGAATCTGCCAAAGGTCTAATTTTAACAAATAATTTTGATGACGAATTTGAATCAAAAGCAATTCTTGATAAAGTGTTTAGTAATTCGATTGAGGAGCAGAATATACACTCAAATCCACTAGATGTATTAGGACATCATTTAACGGGATTAGCATTACAGTTGAACACTAGTGTTACAGTAAATCAAGCATTGAGTATAATTACCGAAGCGTATCCGTTTAGAGATTTGACCACAGAACAAATTGTAGATGTGTTGGAATTATTGGATTCGACCAATTTATTATGGTTTGAAGATGAAAAAATGGAATATAATACAACTAGAAAAACTTTATTTTACTATTATCAGAATTTATCTACCATACCAGACATTTTAAAATTTCGAGTGTTTGATTCTATAGGCAAGAGAACTATAGGATATTTGGATCAGAGATTTGTAGGTGATCATGGTAAACCAGGTAGTGTATTTGTGTTAAAGGGAACAAAATGGTCCATTTTGAATGTGGATGAAAAGGGATTCATGATAAATGTAGAACCATTCAGAACGCAGGGAACAGTAGTGCCTTATTGGGAAGGTGAGAGCATACCAATTGATCAGAGCATAGCGAAAAGAGTAGGACAATTACGTACAGGTGTAAAAAAAAGACCATCGTTATTTGTAAATGATATAATTGAATCGTTAGAGATACCCATACCAAATGAAGATACAATAGTAATAGAATCAGTGAAAAGTAGTGGTTTAGTAATACATTGTTGTTTTGGAACGAAAATAAACTCTACGCTGGCCATATTGGTATCTTCAATATTATCATCAATACTTGGATTACAAGTAGAAACACGTTCTGACGCATATAGAATAATGTTAAAATCATCCATACCCATATCCAAAGATGTACTAGTAGATATATTCAAAGATGATTATGATTTATCAGATATTTTAATATCATCACTGTCTGGAACTCATAATATCAATTGGAAGGTTTGGTCAGTTGCAAAGAGATTCGGTATTGTAGGACGTGAAGCAGTTTACCAACAGAAAACTGCACGATTTCTATATGAGAGATATGCAAATACCCCCCTTGCTAAAGAAGCTGTACGAGAGTTGTATCACGATAAATTTGATATTGCAGGCTCAGAGCAGGTTTTAAAAAGAATCAAAGCAGATAAAATTACCATACAATGGAATGACATATCTAAATTTACCAGATTAGCAGAACCGATACTAGATCATACTACAAAATACTATTCTACACCCACGAGTCTAGACAAAGGGCTACTCAAGATGGTCAAAGAACGACTATTGAAGACCAAACACAGACTACTTTGTGCAAGATGTGGTATTTGGCAGATGACATATCTTACAGAGGAAATAAAATCGATCAAGTCATGCCCGTATTGTAAGGCGCGTCAGATAACTAGCACATTTTATGGAGACCATGATTTATCAAAAATTATACAAGACAAATACAAGGGGAAAAAGATCACACAAGAACAAGAACACAAATACAAAAGAGCATGGAAAGTTGCATCATTAATAGAAAATTTCGGCACAGTTGCAATCCTAGTACTCTCTGGATATGGAGTCGGAGCAGATACTGCAGGAAGAATATTACGAAATATGATTAGTGAGAAAGACGTTTACAGGCAGATATATGAAGCAGAGAGACTATATGTTATGACACGTGGATTTTGGGATTAG
- a CDS encoding ABC transporter ATP-binding protein produces MKCVVTHNLTKLYKNTKAVDQIDLDLESGKIFGLLGPNGAGKSTVIKLMTTLIKPTSGSLEILGMDVTKDALAIRKKIGVVLQQPSYEPNLTVEKALNKYGMMWNIPRKLRGQRVDVLLIEFDFTDIRKKRNEELSIGQRRRVQVAREFMHDMDLLILDEPTVGLDPAARRKLLNYIKAKAKSGLTIFYTTHIMSEAEYLCDKIIVLDKGRVIAMDNSDELKRKFDSRKKIEIRMQQNDYDLKSKLESFGDVSIKKDDSDYILTLYTNNTGKSLIDIIKNLNEKDISIEDISIIPTSLEDIFLNIIEETNAPSD; encoded by the coding sequence ATGAAATGTGTTGTAACTCATAATCTAACTAAATTATACAAGAATACAAAAGCAGTGGATCAGATAGATCTTGATTTGGAATCAGGTAAGATATTTGGTCTTTTAGGACCCAACGGAGCAGGAAAATCCACCGTGATTAAATTGATGACCACACTAATTAAACCAACTAGCGGATCATTGGAAATTTTAGGAATGGATGTAACAAAGGATGCACTTGCAATTCGTAAAAAAATAGGGGTGGTACTACAACAACCCAGTTATGAACCAAATTTAACAGTAGAGAAGGCACTCAACAAGTATGGTATGATGTGGAATATTCCACGTAAATTAAGAGGACAGAGAGTTGATGTTCTCTTGATTGAATTTGATTTTACAGATATCCGTAAAAAAAGGAATGAAGAGTTGTCCATTGGTCAACGAAGACGTGTTCAGGTAGCAAGAGAGTTTATGCACGATATGGATCTATTAATTTTAGATGAACCTACTGTTGGTTTGGATCCTGCCGCAAGAAGAAAACTATTGAATTATATCAAAGCAAAGGCCAAATCTGGATTGACGATATTTTATACAACACATATCATGTCAGAGGCCGAGTATCTATGTGATAAAATCATAGTATTAGATAAAGGCAGAGTGATCGCAATGGACAATTCTGATGAGTTGAAAAGGAAATTTGACAGTAGGAAGAAAATAGAAATTCGTATGCAACAAAATGATTATGATTTAAAATCAAAGTTGGAATCATTCGGTGATGTATCAATAAAGAAAGATGATTCAGATTACATATTGACGTTATATACTAATAATACTGGAAAATCTCTAATAGACATAATAAAGAATTTGAATGAAAAGGACATATCAATAGAAGACATTTCTATAATTCCGACTAGTCTTGAGGACATATTTTTGAATATAATAGAGGAGACAAATGCACCCAGTGATTAG
- a CDS encoding ATPase domain-containing protein — translation MIIPTGLYNLDKILNGGLHAGTITDVSGARGTGKFQLVVQTILNALTSVEKNVLYQHTAGNFSSEYLRDNIRNRDMDENIMDRIKVLRITDSMQQASMVDKLDDQYSLIVVGSVAELFSFEYGKKD, via the coding sequence ATGATTATACCTACAGGATTGTATAATTTAGATAAAATTCTCAATGGAGGATTACATGCTGGAACAATCACAGATGTGTCAGGTGCACGTGGAACTGGAAAATTTCAGTTGGTTGTACAGACAATTTTGAATGCGTTAACTAGTGTGGAGAAAAATGTGTTATATCAACACACAGCAGGAAATTTTAGTTCTGAATATCTACGAGATAATATTAGGAATAGAGATATGGATGAAAACATTATGGATAGAATTAAGGTTTTGAGAATAACAGATTCCATGCAACAAGCTAGTATGGTAGATAAACTAGATGATCAATATTCATTAATTGTTGTTGGTAGTGTGGCAGAATTATTTTCGTTCGAGTATGGAAAAAAAGATTGA
- a CDS encoding ABC transporter permease — protein sequence MHPVIRLVNRNLTITLNPGFLTWQIIFPLIYIFIAGYAYTSLIDTVPFFGKNISYPAFLATGMIGFNIMNSTLISGIIIWTDKRNGMFAQILSGPFTKTHYILANVTTIGIVGMGSALLIGVIALPVFAESIVLDTFSIPILIFVTITGSITFGSIATMISTKLKTSEGFNIIINTVFLFFAFVSTAFYPAQGAPEPLATLFYLNPLTHVVDVIRAGLFNSITEFTILQMIILAVLAITCFTLALQLLRKMDF from the coding sequence ATGCACCCAGTGATTAGACTTGTAAATAGAAATCTTACCATCACTCTTAATCCAGGATTTCTAACCTGGCAAATAATATTTCCATTAATTTACATATTTATTGCAGGATACGCATACACATCTCTTATAGATACAGTTCCATTCTTTGGTAAAAATATTTCATATCCAGCATTTTTAGCAACTGGTATGATTGGATTTAACATTATGAATAGTACTTTGATATCAGGTATTATAATATGGACTGATAAAAGAAATGGAATGTTTGCGCAAATACTTTCAGGACCATTTACAAAAACACATTACATACTAGCGAATGTAACTACAATAGGCATAGTAGGAATGGGAAGTGCTTTATTAATTGGAGTAATCGCATTGCCAGTATTCGCAGAATCTATAGTTTTAGATACTTTCTCAATACCAATATTGATATTTGTAACGATTACCGGCTCAATAACATTTGGATCAATTGCAACTATGATATCAACAAAATTGAAAACTAGCGAGGGTTTCAACATAATAATTAACACAGTTTTTTTATTTTTCGCATTTGTCAGTACAGCTTTTTATCCTGCACAAGGAGCACCAGAGCCTTTGGCTACTTTATTTTATCTAAATCCACTCACTCATGTTGTAGATGTGATTAGAGCAGGACTTTTCAATTCTATAACAGAATTTACCATTTTACAGATGATCATACTAGCTGTACTTGCAATTACATGTTTTACGCTGGCACTGCAGTTATTGAGAAAAATGGATTTTTGA
- a CDS encoding single-stranded DNA-binding protein: MTESDNLVNELKKQKPDLTTEAIQMAVKKKMETVGSGYLTEQGAIHLVAADYKLDLHQVSQVTIGTLLVGSKQITLDARLISSSLPKEFERKDGTKFTLRSMVVYDNTGIASVKIWEESIPLDESSLIPGALLRLTNAFVKKDFDDTNSLHIGTGGVVEILKQDSDIVSIESKIVDISSIKAETAHVIISGIADGISTMNYTNSKTGKPSTALRLRLRGSDGVSMRAVLWGKDETMIPKVISPDNKAILYDVRVKMGNQNALEIHGNDATRIVISGKSSVDDMTLRLLSISKGRNGSLLSLAIDEKKKLFTITDTSAKMSTFAINDVITCIPSTMRGNRLTVDSDSYIGKSDANLPNISDVRTRIDDLVLDNDYCIEAIVLKINDTREIQTRAGDSIQLSEMLVEDDTGQIWVKGWRDQSKLIGDIALGSVISILGGSVRPGLEGKKDFVLNAFSAITIKN; encoded by the coding sequence TTGACTGAATCTGATAATCTTGTAAATGAACTTAAAAAACAAAAACCTGACTTGACTACAGAGGCAATTCAGATGGCAGTAAAGAAAAAAATGGAAACTGTCGGTTCTGGATATCTTACAGAACAAGGAGCAATTCATCTAGTTGCCGCCGATTACAAACTTGATCTTCATCAAGTAAGTCAGGTAACCATTGGTACTCTGCTTGTAGGCTCTAAACAAATCACTCTTGATGCAAGATTGATATCTAGTTCATTACCAAAAGAATTTGAGCGTAAAGATGGAACAAAATTTACACTACGTAGCATGGTTGTATATGATAATACTGGTATTGCAAGTGTGAAAATTTGGGAAGAATCAATTCCATTGGATGAATCATCTCTGATTCCAGGAGCATTATTACGATTAACTAATGCATTTGTAAAAAAAGATTTTGATGATACTAATTCATTACACATTGGAACCGGTGGTGTAGTAGAAATTCTGAAACAAGATAGTGATATTGTATCAATAGAAAGTAAGATCGTAGATATTAGTAGTATCAAAGCAGAGACTGCACATGTAATCATTTCTGGCATTGCAGATGGTATATCTACTATGAATTATACAAATTCTAAGACTGGAAAACCAAGTACTGCTCTGAGACTGAGACTGCGGGGAAGTGATGGGGTATCTATGCGTGCTGTACTATGGGGAAAAGATGAAACTATGATACCAAAAGTTATTTCTCCTGATAACAAGGCTATTCTTTATGATGTTCGCGTAAAAATGGGAAACCAAAACGCATTAGAAATTCATGGAAATGATGCTACACGCATCGTAATATCTGGTAAAAGTAGTGTTGATGATATGACATTACGTTTATTGTCCATCTCCAAAGGAAGGAATGGATCTCTACTATCATTGGCCATAGATGAAAAGAAAAAACTATTCACAATTACAGACACATCTGCCAAGATGAGTACATTTGCCATTAATGATGTCATAACCTGCATTCCATCTACAATGAGAGGAAATCGTCTAACTGTAGATTCTGATTCATACATTGGAAAAAGTGATGCCAACCTACCAAACATTTCTGATGTTAGGACTAGAATCGATGACCTTGTATTGGATAATGATTATTGTATTGAGGCAATTGTTTTGAAGATTAATGATACTAGAGAAATTCAAACACGTGCAGGCGATTCCATACAATTATCCGAAATGCTTGTGGAAGATGATACTGGACAAATATGGGTCAAGGGTTGGCGTGATCAATCTAAATTGATTGGAGATATTGCATTGGGTTCAGTAATTTCCATTCTTGGTGGAAGTGTGCGTCCTGGTCTGGAAGGCAAAAAAGATTTTGTGTTAAATGCATTTTCTGCAATAACAATAAAAAACTAA
- a CDS encoding LSM domain-containing protein, which translates to MSTLQKCTAKKVVIRLKNDIEYSGKMDSVDAYMNLIMSDTEEIQDKKTIANYGKVIVRGNNILFIELKSDF; encoded by the coding sequence TTGTCCACACTACAAAAATGCACAGCCAAGAAAGTAGTGATCAGACTGAAAAATGATATTGAATATAGCGGTAAGATGGATAGTGTTGATGCATACATGAATTTGATTATGTCAGATACAGAAGAGATTCAAGATAAAAAAACTATTGCAAATTATGGTAAAGTTATAGTTCGTGGTAACAATATTCTTTTTATCGAATTGAAGAGCGATTTTTAG
- a CDS encoding DUF354 domain-containing protein: MKIWFEILTPKQVLFFGPMIKKLAKKHKILCTSRHYREVDELANVLGLKLTYVESYTGITKADKLNVSIRRMKKLTDLVLKFSPDLVISDCSSDASRVAFGLGLKHIAFTDIPSATIPLKLSLSLVDRLLTPWIIPKKSFTKFGIPAKHIIQYKAIDAAPIIKNAIKIKSSLSFPKKKTILFRTYETHASYATTQGVTRMYKMLEAIVNANKDWNILVLTRYVDQLQELKNKFGNKIIILDRVIPSQELLPLIDVYVGSGGTMTAESAFRGIPNISYNSNQNVIGDYLINKKLTHLITDPKKLIPKISKLLESDNKKFKKRAKDMLNSMEDPYQSLIKVMKSINNS; the protein is encoded by the coding sequence TTGAAAATTTGGTTTGAAATACTTACGCCTAAACAAGTCTTGTTTTTTGGTCCTATGATAAAAAAACTTGCAAAAAAACATAAAATTCTATGTACCTCTAGACACTATAGAGAAGTAGATGAATTGGCAAATGTATTGGGTCTTAAACTTACATATGTAGAGAGTTATACTGGTATCACCAAGGCAGACAAACTCAACGTGTCTATTCGTAGAATGAAAAAATTAACAGATTTAGTATTGAAATTTTCTCCTGATTTAGTAATAAGCGATTGCTCATCTGATGCATCTAGAGTCGCGTTTGGATTGGGATTGAAACATATTGCGTTTACTGATATACCTAGTGCAACTATTCCGTTGAAACTGAGTTTGTCACTCGTGGATCGTCTTTTAACACCTTGGATAATTCCAAAAAAATCTTTTACAAAATTTGGCATACCTGCCAAACACATCATTCAGTACAAGGCAATTGATGCTGCTCCGATTATTAAAAATGCAATAAAAATAAAATCATCACTATCATTTCCTAAGAAAAAAACAATTCTCTTTAGAACTTATGAGACCCATGCATCTTATGCTACTACACAAGGGGTCACTAGAATGTATAAAATGTTAGAGGCAATTGTAAATGCGAATAAAGATTGGAATATTCTAGTTTTAACTAGATATGTGGATCAATTACAGGAATTGAAAAATAAATTTGGTAATAAAATCATCATTCTTGATCGTGTTATACCTAGTCAGGAATTATTACCATTAATTGATGTTTATGTTGGCTCTGGAGGAACAATGACTGCAGAATCTGCATTTCGTGGAATTCCAAATATATCCTATAATTCTAATCAAAATGTAATTGGTGACTATTTAATTAATAAAAAACTGACACATCTAATAACAGATCCCAAAAAATTAATTCCAAAAATTAGTAAATTACTTGAATCTGATAATAAAAAATTTAAAAAACGTGCTAAAGATATGTTAAACTCAATGGAAGATCCATATCAAAGTCTCATCAAAGTCATGAAATCAATAAATAATTCTTAA
- a CDS encoding NAD(P)H-binding protein, with amino-acid sequence MIAITGSSGFISKNLRSFCSKQKIPTLCLSRKSLKPKHNEICKTTINYSEERLVRYLKNCSAIIHLVGIGKQTNDDSFIHANTQITKNVISLCKKAHIPKMIYLSGLGVSSNNVTDYYISKYVAEQHIIKSGLDYTIFRPSYIIGKDDEFTKFLNKQIKKNLIRIPGTGTYRLQPIHISNVVKLLIDSTVSSKFSNITLDLVGPQIITYTKFVSLFCKFRNKSTPTLKISLQQAYYTAIRGNGEFRLDDLHILVGDFIGNHNRLASCSDVKFMTINDILKSSVTL; translated from the coding sequence ATGATTGCGATTACTGGTTCTTCTGGTTTTATTTCTAAAAATTTAAGATCGTTTTGCTCAAAACAAAAAATTCCAACACTATGCCTCTCACGGAAATCATTAAAACCTAAACACAATGAAATATGTAAAACAACCATTAATTATTCTGAGGAACGTCTTGTACGTTATCTAAAAAATTGCTCTGCAATTATTCATCTAGTTGGAATTGGTAAACAAACAAACGACGACTCTTTTATTCATGCTAATACACAAATCACAAAGAATGTCATATCTTTATGTAAAAAAGCTCATATTCCAAAAATGATTTATCTGAGTGGTCTTGGTGTATCTTCAAATAATGTCACTGATTATTACATCTCCAAGTATGTTGCAGAACAACACATTATAAAATCTGGATTAGATTATACAATATTTCGTCCTTCATATATTATTGGGAAAGATGATGAATTTACTAAATTTCTAAACAAACAGATAAAGAAAAATCTTATTCGAATACCTGGTACCGGTACATATAGACTTCAACCTATTCACATTAGTAATGTTGTAAAGTTATTGATCGACTCTACTGTATCGTCTAAATTCTCAAATATTACATTGGATCTAGTCGGACCACAAATTATTACATATACAAAATTTGTATCTCTATTTTGTAAATTTAGAAATAAAAGCACTCCGACTTTGAAAATCAGTCTTCAACAGGCATATTATACCGCAATTCGTGGTAATGGTGAATTTAGATTAGATGATCTACATATTCTTGTAGGTGATTTTATTGGTAATCATAATAGACTGGCATCATGCTCTGATGTTAAATTTATGACTATTAATGATATTTTAAAGTCCAGCGTCACTTTGTAA